The following proteins come from a genomic window of Corallococcus sp. NCRR:
- a CDS encoding glutamate synthase subunit beta — MGKPTGFMEWQRVNAPKRDKVERLEDWRELHLPLAPDEAKRQAGRCMDCGIPFCHQGCPLGNLIPDFNDAVYRGQWKEAYQVLSRTNTFPEFTGRLCPAPCEAACVLAIDQDAVTIEQMEKEISERAFAEGWVKARPPARRTGKRVAVVGSGPAGLAAAAQLNSAGHSVTVYEKDSRAGGLLRYGIPDFKLEKAVLDRRLALMEAEGIVFRTGEDVAVTPGWKALREQYDGVVLALGARKARELDVPGRELSGVLQAMDYLEHQNRVVTAGAAPDARLEAKGKRVIILGGGDTGSDCLGTALRQGAASVTQVELFPAPPQVRAKENPWPRWPLVFRTSSSQEEGGERAFALMTKRLEGEDGQLKRLHAVRVEVQREPGGAMKLVEVPGSEQVFDVDLLVLAMGFTGPDTDRLAEELGVALSPRGTVRVDAKFATSAPGVYCAGDASRGASLIVWALADGREAARALDTWLSGTASVLPTRGQDCAF, encoded by the coding sequence ATGGGCAAGCCCACGGGTTTCATGGAGTGGCAGCGCGTCAACGCCCCCAAGCGGGACAAGGTGGAGCGGCTGGAGGACTGGCGCGAGCTGCACCTGCCGCTGGCGCCGGACGAGGCGAAGCGGCAGGCGGGGCGCTGCATGGACTGCGGCATCCCCTTCTGCCACCAGGGGTGCCCCCTGGGGAACCTCATCCCGGACTTCAACGACGCGGTGTACCGGGGCCAGTGGAAGGAGGCGTACCAGGTGCTCAGCCGCACCAACACCTTCCCGGAGTTCACCGGCCGGCTGTGCCCCGCGCCGTGCGAGGCCGCGTGCGTGCTGGCCATCGACCAGGACGCGGTCACCATCGAGCAGATGGAGAAGGAGATTTCGGAGCGCGCCTTCGCGGAGGGCTGGGTGAAGGCGAGGCCTCCGGCGAGGCGCACGGGCAAGCGCGTGGCCGTGGTGGGCTCCGGCCCCGCGGGCCTGGCGGCGGCCGCGCAGCTCAACTCCGCGGGGCACAGCGTGACGGTGTACGAGAAGGACAGCCGCGCCGGGGGCCTGCTGCGCTACGGCATCCCGGACTTCAAGCTGGAGAAGGCGGTGCTGGACCGCCGGCTCGCGCTGATGGAGGCGGAGGGCATCGTCTTCCGCACCGGCGAGGACGTGGCCGTCACGCCGGGCTGGAAGGCGCTGCGCGAGCAGTACGACGGCGTGGTGCTGGCCCTGGGCGCGCGCAAGGCCCGCGAGCTGGACGTGCCGGGCCGCGAGCTGTCCGGCGTGCTGCAGGCCATGGACTACCTGGAGCACCAGAACCGCGTGGTGACGGCGGGCGCGGCTCCGGACGCGCGCCTGGAGGCGAAGGGCAAGCGGGTCATCATCCTGGGCGGCGGCGACACGGGCTCGGACTGCCTGGGCACGGCGCTGCGCCAGGGCGCGGCGAGCGTGACGCAGGTGGAGCTCTTCCCCGCGCCGCCGCAGGTGCGCGCGAAGGAGAACCCGTGGCCGCGCTGGCCGCTGGTGTTCCGCACGTCGTCCAGCCAGGAGGAGGGCGGCGAGCGCGCCTTCGCGCTGATGACGAAGCGGCTGGAGGGTGAGGACGGCCAGCTCAAGCGCCTGCACGCGGTGCGCGTGGAGGTGCAGCGCGAGCCGGGCGGCGCGATGAAGCTGGTGGAGGTGCCAGGCTCCGAGCAGGTGTTCGACGTGGACCTGCTCGTGCTCGCCATGGGCTTCACCGGCCCGGACACGGACCGCCTGGCGGAGGAGCTGGGCGTGGCGCTGTCGCCGCGCGGCACGGTGCGGGTGGACGCGAAGTTCGCCACCTCCGCGCCGGGCGTGTACTGCGCGGGCGACGCCAGCCGGGGCGCGAGCCTCATCGTCTGGGCGCTCGCGGACGGCCGTGAGGCGGCGCGCGCGCTGGACACCTGGCTGTCCGGCACCGCCTCCGTGCTGCCCACGCGCGGCCAGGACTGCGCGTTCTGA
- the gltB gene encoding glutamate synthase large subunit, producing the protein MPFTLPPRYGLYEPETEHDACGVGFVAHIRGQRSRGIVEDALELLNRLSHRAAAGRDPETGDGAGILVQLPHRFFNHEAPRLGFELPPRRQYGVAQVFLPQEPEARRACEALFEDVVEEEGQRLLGWRDVPVAPEELGPLAREAAPVIRQLFIARRRVVPSAFERKLYRIRKLVENRVLARGVDPLGRFHVASCSSETLIYKGLLLPRQLPRFYADLRHPEFVSALALVHSRFSTNTFPTWELAQPFRFIAHNGEINTLRGNRNWMTARRGLLQTAKLGGSLEPLWPIIVPGKSDSAQFDNMVELLYLGGRTLPHAMMMMIPEAWEGHKEMGDERRAFYEYSASLLEPWDGPAAIAFTDGQLIGATLDRNGLRPARYLVTEDDRIILASETGVIDVPPSQVRRKGRLTPGRMLLVDTTEGRILEDEEVKHDITSRWPYRRWLQRNVFTFEDLPAVPAPERLKGETLWRLQRAFGYTDEDVRTTLVPMAETGKEPTGSMGTDTPLAVLSDQAPTLFNYFHQLFAQVTNPPIDPLREALVMTLATALGPEGNTFEETPEQCHRLSLPGPILTNGQLARLADLRGDTGLFEPRPLSLLYPHAGGAATALEVAVERLCTAAVDAVDAGASILVLSDRGVDAAHAAIPALLAVSAVHQRLVRDGTRMYTGIVLETAEAREVHHFACLFAYGVSAVNPYLALDSLRALADAGELKADADKAQAQYLHGLEEGLLKVMSKMGISTLQSYRGSQLFEAVGLQRSLIEKHFTGTSSRVEGVGLPELGREVAERHARGFGAGADGEENLLPVGGQFRWRRQGERHKWNPATVAKLQAAVRANDAVQFQEYSKLADDETREHSNLRGLLDVVTDGCTPVPLEEVEPALELARRFVTGAMSFGSISAEAHETLAIAMNRLGGKSNSGEGGEESRRYTQDPNGDSRRSAIKQVASARFGVTAEYLVNADELQIKMAQGAKPGEGGQLPGHKVDERIARVRWSTPGVTLISPPPHHDIYSIEDLAQLIYDLQSVNAKARVSVKLVSEVGVGTIAAGVAKAGAGCVVVAGYEGGTGASPLSSLQHAGLPWELGLAETQQVLVHNGLRSRIRVQVDGGLRTARDVLVAALLGAEEFGLATASLVSVGCIMLRKCHLNTCSAGIATQDPALRERYEGTPENVVSFFLLLAEDLRRHMAKLGARKLEELVGRVDLLRQRAAVDHWKARKVDLSALLTAPSAPATEPRHCQTPHRKDVADHLDHELLTKAQSVLAGGPPLLLSLPVANTHRAVGAMLSGEIARRHGAQGLPDGKLRVKLKGSAGQSFGAFLASGVTLELEGDTNDYLGKGLSGGRIIVYPPEGSRFTPEENVLVGNTVLYGATAGEVYLRGLAGERFAVRNSGAQAVVEGVGDHGCEYMTGGVVVVLGQTGRNFAAGMSGGTAYVLDRERSFRERCNLEMVELESLVDESEIWLVHGMIERHLHHTGSALARRVLDNWELMVPQFMKVMPSDYKRVLQARRAARRPPPAAGVQQLHVVGGGA; encoded by the coding sequence ATGCCGTTCACCCTCCCTCCGCGCTACGGGCTGTATGAGCCGGAGACCGAGCACGACGCCTGCGGCGTGGGGTTCGTGGCCCACATCCGGGGGCAGCGTTCGCGGGGCATCGTGGAGGACGCGCTGGAGCTGCTCAACCGGTTGAGCCACCGCGCCGCGGCGGGACGGGACCCGGAGACGGGCGACGGCGCCGGCATCCTGGTGCAGTTGCCGCACCGCTTTTTCAACCACGAAGCGCCGCGGCTGGGGTTCGAGCTGCCGCCGCGCCGCCAGTACGGCGTGGCGCAGGTGTTCCTGCCCCAGGAGCCGGAGGCGCGCCGCGCGTGCGAGGCGCTGTTCGAGGACGTGGTGGAGGAGGAGGGGCAGCGGCTGCTCGGCTGGCGCGACGTGCCGGTGGCGCCGGAGGAGTTGGGGCCGCTCGCGCGGGAGGCCGCGCCGGTCATCCGGCAGCTCTTCATCGCGCGCAGGCGCGTGGTGCCCAGCGCCTTCGAGCGCAAGCTCTACCGCATCCGCAAGCTGGTGGAGAACCGCGTGCTGGCGCGCGGCGTGGATCCCCTGGGGCGCTTCCACGTGGCCAGCTGTTCGTCGGAGACGCTCATCTACAAGGGGCTCCTGCTGCCCCGGCAGTTGCCGCGCTTCTACGCGGACCTGCGGCACCCGGAGTTCGTCAGCGCGCTGGCGCTGGTGCACTCGCGCTTCTCCACCAACACCTTCCCCACGTGGGAGCTGGCGCAGCCGTTCCGCTTCATCGCGCACAACGGTGAAATCAACACCCTGCGTGGCAACCGCAACTGGATGACGGCGCGGCGCGGGCTGCTCCAGACGGCGAAGCTGGGCGGGAGCCTGGAGCCGCTGTGGCCCATCATCGTCCCGGGCAAGAGCGACTCCGCGCAGTTCGACAACATGGTGGAGCTGCTCTACCTGGGCGGCCGCACCCTGCCCCACGCGATGATGATGATGATCCCGGAGGCGTGGGAGGGCCACAAGGAGATGGGCGACGAGCGCCGCGCCTTCTACGAGTACTCCGCGTCCCTGCTGGAGCCGTGGGACGGCCCCGCCGCCATCGCGTTCACGGACGGACAGCTCATTGGCGCGACGCTGGACCGCAACGGCCTGCGCCCCGCGCGCTACCTGGTGACGGAGGACGACCGCATCATCCTGGCGTCGGAGACGGGCGTCATCGACGTGCCTCCGTCACAGGTGCGCCGCAAGGGCCGCCTGACGCCGGGCCGCATGCTGCTGGTGGACACCACGGAGGGGCGCATCCTGGAGGACGAGGAGGTGAAGCATGACATCACCTCGCGCTGGCCCTACCGCCGCTGGTTGCAGCGCAACGTCTTCACCTTCGAGGACCTGCCCGCGGTCCCCGCCCCCGAGCGACTGAAGGGCGAGACGCTGTGGCGGCTTCAGCGCGCATTCGGCTACACGGACGAGGACGTGCGCACCACGCTCGTCCCCATGGCGGAGACGGGCAAGGAGCCCACGGGCTCCATGGGCACGGACACGCCGCTCGCCGTGCTGAGCGACCAGGCCCCCACCCTCTTCAACTACTTCCACCAGCTCTTCGCGCAGGTGACCAACCCGCCCATCGACCCGCTGCGCGAGGCGCTGGTGATGACGCTGGCCACCGCGCTGGGCCCGGAGGGCAACACCTTCGAGGAGACGCCGGAGCAGTGCCACCGGCTGTCCCTGCCCGGCCCCATCCTCACCAACGGGCAGCTGGCGCGCCTGGCGGACCTGCGCGGCGACACGGGCCTCTTCGAGCCGCGCCCCTTGAGCCTGCTGTACCCGCACGCGGGCGGCGCGGCCACGGCGCTGGAGGTCGCGGTGGAGCGGCTGTGCACGGCGGCGGTGGACGCCGTCGACGCGGGCGCGAGCATCCTGGTCCTGAGCGACCGGGGCGTGGACGCGGCGCACGCGGCCATCCCCGCGCTGCTGGCCGTGTCCGCGGTGCACCAGCGCCTGGTGCGCGACGGCACGCGCATGTACACGGGCATCGTGCTGGAGACGGCGGAGGCGCGCGAGGTGCACCACTTCGCGTGCCTGTTCGCCTACGGCGTGTCCGCGGTGAACCCGTACCTGGCGCTGGACAGCTTGCGCGCGCTGGCGGATGCCGGAGAGCTCAAGGCGGACGCGGACAAGGCGCAGGCGCAGTACCTCCACGGCCTGGAGGAGGGCCTGCTCAAGGTGATGTCCAAGATGGGCATCTCCACGCTCCAGTCCTACCGCGGCTCGCAGCTCTTCGAGGCGGTGGGCCTGCAGCGAAGCCTCATCGAGAAGCACTTCACCGGCACGTCGTCGCGCGTGGAGGGCGTGGGCCTGCCGGAGCTGGGCCGCGAGGTGGCGGAGCGGCACGCGCGCGGCTTCGGCGCTGGCGCGGACGGCGAGGAGAACCTGCTGCCGGTGGGCGGGCAGTTCCGCTGGCGCCGGCAGGGCGAGCGGCACAAGTGGAACCCCGCCACCGTGGCGAAGCTCCAGGCGGCGGTGCGCGCGAACGACGCGGTGCAGTTCCAGGAGTACTCGAAGCTGGCGGACGACGAGACGCGCGAGCACAGCAACCTGCGCGGCCTCTTGGACGTGGTGACGGACGGCTGCACGCCGGTGCCGCTGGAGGAGGTGGAGCCCGCGCTGGAGCTGGCGCGGCGGTTCGTCACCGGCGCCATGTCCTTTGGCTCCATCAGCGCGGAGGCGCACGAGACGCTGGCCATCGCGATGAACCGGCTGGGCGGCAAATCCAACAGCGGCGAGGGCGGCGAGGAGTCCCGCCGCTACACCCAGGACCCCAACGGCGACTCGCGCCGCAGCGCCATCAAGCAGGTGGCGAGCGCCCGCTTCGGCGTCACCGCCGAGTACCTGGTCAACGCGGACGAGCTTCAAATCAAGATGGCCCAGGGCGCCAAGCCCGGCGAGGGCGGCCAGCTCCCGGGCCACAAGGTGGATGAGCGGATCGCGCGCGTGCGCTGGAGCACGCCGGGCGTGACGCTGATTTCGCCGCCGCCGCACCACGACATCTACTCCATCGAGGACCTGGCGCAGCTCATCTACGACCTCCAGTCCGTGAACGCGAAGGCGCGCGTGAGCGTGAAGCTGGTGAGCGAGGTGGGCGTGGGCACCATCGCCGCGGGCGTGGCCAAGGCGGGCGCGGGCTGCGTGGTGGTGGCGGGCTACGAGGGCGGCACGGGCGCCTCTCCCCTCTCCAGCCTCCAGCACGCGGGCCTGCCGTGGGAGCTGGGGCTGGCGGAGACGCAGCAGGTGCTGGTGCACAACGGCCTGCGCTCGCGCATCCGCGTGCAGGTGGACGGCGGGCTGCGCACCGCGCGCGACGTGCTGGTGGCGGCGCTGCTGGGCGCGGAGGAGTTCGGCCTGGCCACCGCGAGCCTCGTGTCCGTGGGCTGCATCATGCTGCGCAAGTGCCACCTCAACACCTGCTCGGCGGGCATCGCCACGCAGGACCCGGCCCTGCGCGAGCGCTACGAGGGCACGCCGGAGAACGTGGTCAGCTTCTTCCTGCTGTTGGCGGAGGACCTGCGCCGGCACATGGCGAAATTGGGCGCGCGCAAGCTGGAGGAGCTGGTGGGCCGGGTGGACCTGTTGCGCCAGCGCGCGGCGGTGGACCACTGGAAGGCGCGCAAGGTGGACCTGTCCGCGCTGCTCACCGCGCCGTCCGCGCCGGCCACCGAGCCGCGCCACTGCCAGACGCCGCACCGCAAGGACGTGGCGGACCACCTGGACCACGAGCTGCTGACGAAGGCGCAGTCCGTGCTCGCGGGCGGGCCGCCGCTCTTGCTGTCGCTGCCGGTGGCGAACACGCACCGCGCGGTGGGCGCCATGCTGTCCGGCGAGATTGCCCGCCGCCACGGCGCGCAGGGGCTGCCGGACGGCAAGCTGCGGGTGAAGCTGAAGGGCTCCGCGGGCCAGAGCTTCGGCGCGTTCCTCGCGTCCGGCGTGACGCTGGAGCTGGAGGGCGACACCAACGACTACCTGGGCAAGGGGCTGTCCGGCGGACGCATCATCGTCTACCCGCCGGAGGGCAGCCGCTTCACGCCCGAGGAGAACGTGCTCGTCGGCAACACGGTGCTCTACGGCGCCACGGCCGGCGAGGTGTACCTGCGGGGCCTGGCCGGGGAGCGCTTCGCGGTGCGCAACAGCGGCGCGCAGGCGGTGGTGGAGGGCGTGGGCGACCACGGCTGCGAGTACATGACGGGCGGCGTGGTGGTGGTGCTGGGGCAGACGGGCCGCAACTTCGCGGCCGGCATGAGCGGCGGCACCGCGTACGTGCTGGACCGCGAGCGCTCCTTCCGCGAGCGCTGCAACCTGGAGATGGTGGAGCTGGAGTCGCTGGTGGACGAGTCCGAGATCTGGCTCGTGCACGGGATGATTGAGCGCCACCTGCACCACACCGGCAGCGCGCTCGCGCGGCGGGTCTTGGACAACTGGGAGCTGATGGTGCCGCAGTTCATGAAGGTGATGCCGTCCGACTACAAGCGCGTGCTCCAGGCGCGCAGGGCGGCGCGCAGGCCGCCACCGGCCGCGGGCGTGCAGCAGCTCCACGTCGTTGGCGGGGGGGCCTGA